ACTATAACTACTGATAACATCAGGAACCATACTAAACTGATTGTAAAATGCTTCACTTGACCTAATCGAAGTTCCATTAAAAGTCCTAATTGTCATTTCTTTCTCTGGAAAACGAGAACTAAGTTTAGCATATAATTTATCAGAAACAACCAGGGTCGTGACACTTGTAGAAAAACTAAAAACATTATTCGTTGATACTTGTTTTACAGTAACATCATATGCATTTCCTAAGTTAAAGGTTTTTCCAAGGCTAATTTCTGTTGGATAATAATTTATTAACAATGGGAGTGACTTACTACCTTCAATAGAATTTGTTCTGCCTTGAGCTTTCATTAACTCTTTGTAGTCACTGTAGTTAATTATATCAAAATAAGGTATTGTTTGCCCAGAGTCTGTGATAGTCACCTCTGGGATAGTATTCAATCGCAACAGGCCAACATCAACCAAGCTCACTTGGTCGTTCTCTAAAATAGTTGTAACATTGACTTGACCGTTTTCTGATTCAACATTATATTCTATGGCAGATGGAGTCAACCTCTCTATCCCATTAAGAGAATAAGCATAGAGCATTACCATCATTCCGGCAACTGAAACGGTTACTGTTAAAAGACCTCCCAAGACTGTTAATAATTTATTTTTTGTTGCAATACGATAGTTAAATTTGGGATAGATGATATTAGACAGAGGACGGTATAACCTTTTTTTATTTTCTTTTAACAACGAAACTACAAAAGCCAATCCATATCTGATGGTGAACACTGTTCCTAAAACAACTAAGACAATTATCAATAGAGAAACCGGTACCATCCCTATGCTTAATAGCATATTTCGTGTGGATGAAAACACTGTCGCCAAACATAAAATATATGACAATAGCAATGCAGTGATAGCAATAATAGCTCTGACTTTTCTTATCTTAATTTTTTTCTCAGCCTTTCTTGAGAAATTAACAAATTCAATCAAAGACTGTTTACTAATGATAAGTCCATTTGTGATGACATTAATCAGAAAAACTACGACTAATATTCCTAAAGACTCTATAATCTCATTAACTGTAATAAACCACTGAACTTCCATTGTTAAATTCAATAGATGAGTAATTGCCAGTACAGCTAAAAAATATAAAGTCGGTCCCAGCAATAAACTTACCAAGTAACTCAGAACTAGAATA
The genomic region above belongs to Streptococcus pyogenes and contains:
- a CDS encoding FtsX-like permease family protein, producing the protein MIWSITKSNIKKNFSLYRIYFLATIGLLSIFIAFLNFISDKIITEKIGDSGQALVIANGSLIFLIVFLVVFLIYFNNFFVKKRSQELGVLAILGFSKRELTKLLTLENLVILVLSYLVSLLLGPTLYFLAVLAITHLLNLTMEVQWFITVNEIIESLGILVVVFLINVITNGLIISKQSLIEFVNFSRKAEKKIKIRKVRAIIAITALLLSYILCLATVFSSTRNMLLSIGMVPVSLLIIVLVVLGTVFTIRYGLAFVVSLLKENKKRLYRPLSNIIYPKFNYRIATKNKLLTVLGGLLTVTVSVAGMMVMLYAYSLNGIERLTPSAIEYNVESENGQVNVTTILENDQVSLVDVGLLRLNTIPEVTITDSGQTIPYFDIINYSDYKELMKAQGRTNSIEGSKSLPLLINYYPTEISLGKTFNLGNAYDVTVKQVSTNNVFSFSTSVTTLVVSDKLYAKLSSRFPEKEMTIRTFNGTSIRSSEAFYNQFSMVPDVISSYSKEHTVKTANIATYIFITFLSILFIICTGSILYFTSLIEIMENKEEYGYLSKLGYSKKMIHRILRYETGILFLIPVFIGIVNGGMLLIYYKYLFMDTLVAGNIIMLSLLLCLLFFLIIYGTFYVLTLRLVTSIIKN